One genomic region from Microcystis panniformis FACHB-1757 encodes:
- a CDS encoding helix-turn-helix domain-containing protein — MPKTTDAVKIIHQMIADDPTIKEQIALESLNSEIAQLIYDARMNAGLTQQQLADLIHVEQSVIEDLEDADYQDNPLIMLQKIATALNQRVKMSLVSSL, encoded by the coding sequence ATGCCTAAAACCACAGATGCCGTAAAAATCATTCACCAAATGATTGCAGACGATCCCACAATCAAAGAACAAATTGCCCTAGAATCCCTCAACTCAGAAATCGCACAATTGATTTATGACGCTCGTATGAATGCTGGATTAACTCAACAACAACTAGCCGACCTAATCCATGTTGAGCAATCCGTTATTGAAGATCTAGAAGACGCTGACTATCAAGACAATCCCCTAATAATGCTACAAAAAATTGCCACTGCCCTTAATCAACGAGTCAAAATGAGCCTTGTTAGTAGCTTGTAG
- a CDS encoding type II toxin-antitoxin system RelE/ParE family toxin has translation MPKIQLIFYQDERGNIPIIEWLDSLPGKAQNKCFIKLQRLAELGYELRRPEADFLRDKIYELRVNFKGINYRILYFFYKNKAVVISHGIIKEKEVLPLEIEQAIKNKAKFEKNPELHTYFQELI, from the coding sequence ATGCCAAAAATACAACTTATTTTTTACCAAGATGAAAGAGGTAATATACCAATTATAGAATGGCTTGATAGTCTTCCTGGCAAAGCTCAAAACAAATGCTTTATCAAATTACAAAGACTGGCAGAACTAGGATATGAATTACGCAGACCAGAAGCAGACTTTTTGCGGGACAAAATTTATGAACTGAGAGTTAATTTTAAAGGAATAAATTATAGAATTCTTTATTTCTTTTATAAAAACAAAGCTGTGGTCATTTCTCATGGTATAATTAAAGAAAAAGAAGTTCTACCACTGGAAATCGAGCAAGCAATTAAAAACAAAGCTAAATTTGAAAAAAATCCCGAATTACACACCTATTTTCAGGAGTTGATATGA
- a CDS encoding type II toxin-antitoxin system VapC family toxin: MIIVDTGFWLAIANKNDSLHPLAKKQFQKLINQQFITTWCVVTETCYLLQKRVGIDVPKTFIHKISTGELQVFNLKTKHCQPIEELMQKYRDLPMDLADASLVVLAETIKENRILTTDRRDFSVYRWLNNQTFDILI, translated from the coding sequence ATGATCATTGTTGATACTGGTTTCTGGCTGGCCATTGCTAATAAAAACGACTCACTTCACCCATTAGCAAAAAAACAATTCCAAAAATTAATCAATCAACAATTTATTACAACCTGGTGCGTTGTTACTGAAACTTGCTACTTACTACAAAAACGAGTGGGAATAGATGTCCCAAAAACCTTTATTCATAAAATCTCCACAGGAGAACTACAGGTATTCAACCTCAAAACTAAGCACTGCCAACCCATTGAAGAACTGATGCAAAAATATAGAGATTTGCCAATGGACTTAGCCGATGCTTCGTTAGTAGTGTTAGCTGAAACAATTAAGGAGAACAGAATATTAACCACAGATAGGCGAGATTTTAGTGTTTATCGTTGGCTAAATAATCAAACATTTGATATTCTAATTTAA
- a CDS encoding type II toxin-antitoxin system HicA family toxin yields the protein MKRHDLIAQLEQAGCYLIRRGGKHDIYHNPDTGKTEPIPRHREINERLAKKIIKSLTGDR from the coding sequence ATGAAAAGACATGATTTAATTGCACAATTAGAGCAAGCGGGCTGCTATTTGATTAGACGTGGAGGGAAACACGATATTTACCATAATCCAGATACTGGAAAAACAGAACCAATTCCCAGACATCGAGAAATTAATGAGCGATTGGCTAAAAAGATTATCAAAAGTCTTACAGGCGACAGATAA
- a CDS encoding glycosyltransferase family 4 protein, with the protein MKVLIVGNYVNDRQISINRFVGLVEKGLRQKGHEIRRVQAQPIFGQLKSSPQGLGKWLGYIDKLIIFPVQLRQQLDWADIVCICDQALSYLTPYLKDRKYFVICHDLLAIRSALGEIPENPTSWTGKQYQAMILRGFKQAKYVVCSSEATRADVLRLTKITPEQTEVIEDCLSEGYGPMTRAAAVNLVDKFNINSDCPWLIHVGGDQWYKNRLGLLKIFKRLITFPGLENCRLILMGKPLLPDMREFVNQNNLSAQVIELGTVSDDDLRAFYCLATALIFPSFQEGFGVPVIEAQSCGCPVFTSNRLPMTVIADDAAVYFDPTEHEAAATIIAENLLAPDRLEDLRQKGFINATRFTYERMIQSYDRLLPKL; encoded by the coding sequence ATGAAAGTTTTAATAGTAGGAAATTACGTCAATGATCGGCAGATCAGTATTAATCGTTTTGTCGGTTTAGTGGAGAAAGGACTCAGACAAAAAGGACACGAAATTCGGCGAGTGCAAGCACAGCCTATTTTCGGTCAACTGAAATCTTCTCCCCAGGGACTCGGCAAGTGGTTGGGGTATATTGATAAGTTAATTATTTTCCCAGTGCAGTTACGTCAGCAGCTTGATTGGGCCGATATCGTCTGCATTTGTGATCAGGCGTTATCCTATTTAACTCCCTATCTAAAAGATCGCAAGTATTTTGTCATCTGTCACGATCTGCTGGCCATTCGTTCCGCCCTAGGAGAAATTCCTGAAAATCCCACCAGTTGGACGGGAAAACAGTATCAGGCGATGATTTTGCGAGGATTCAAACAGGCTAAATATGTTGTCTGTTCTTCCGAAGCTACTCGTGCCGATGTTCTCCGTTTAACCAAAATTACCCCCGAACAAACGGAAGTGATCGAGGATTGCTTGAGTGAGGGATACGGTCCGATGACAAGAGCAGCGGCGGTAAATCTAGTGGATAAATTTAATATTAATAGTGATTGCCCCTGGCTAATTCATGTCGGGGGCGACCAATGGTATAAAAATCGATTGGGATTGCTGAAAATATTCAAGAGGTTAATCACTTTCCCCGGTCTGGAAAATTGCCGATTGATCCTGATGGGAAAACCTTTGCTGCCGGATATGCGAGAATTTGTTAATCAGAATAACTTGTCCGCACAAGTAATCGAATTAGGAACCGTCTCCGATGATGATCTCCGCGCCTTTTATTGCCTAGCAACTGCTTTAATCTTTCCCTCCTTTCAGGAAGGATTCGGTGTTCCCGTTATTGAAGCTCAATCCTGTGGTTGTCCCGTCTTTACTTCCAATCGTCTCCCCATGACTGTTATCGCTGATGATGCAGCCGTTTACTTCGATCCCACCGAACACGAGGCCGCCGCTACTATTATTGCAGAAAATCTTCTCGCTCCCGATCGCCTGGAAGATTTGAGGCAAAAAGGTTTTATCAATGCCACTCGCTTTACTTACGAAAGAATGATCCAATCCTACGACCGATTATTGCCAAAATTGTAG
- a CDS encoding glycosyltransferase family 4 protein, translating into MRILVLFCNNFPYPPSRGATEGRTFNLIKCLHQNHDVTLFARRVENVTETQIEELKTFTNHLVLFPPQEIPEPGKGLTKLIGKTGRFLEGIVQMTPASVLSYRSPLIQERVDEYVEQQKCDVIICAQSISEIFIRPEYRQRVKTVVDIHSSVYGWTRNHLDRGASAYPLRDFLYLPLLYQYEKRYCAKFSQLVATTDYDREQLLKILPDARVDIVPNGVDLDLFPYRPRDPGGHNLVFVGAMSSTHNIDAARFFVLEVLPVIQQRYPATTLTLVGANPAPEVLELAKYPGVKVTGTVPSTVEYLHRGTVCVVPLRVGLGIKTKTLESMAAGIPVVASDRGLEGLTVAAEGIPPRALRANSVAEYVTAISRLFDDPSVREQLSHNGRAMVESEYTWERAGQRYEEILRD; encoded by the coding sequence ATGAGAATATTAGTCCTTTTTTGCAATAACTTTCCCTATCCACCTAGTCGCGGGGCAACGGAGGGGAGAACTTTTAACCTGATCAAATGTCTTCATCAAAACCATGATGTCACCCTGTTTGCCCGTCGGGTGGAGAATGTCACAGAAACTCAGATCGAAGAATTAAAAACCTTTACCAATCATCTTGTCTTATTTCCGCCCCAGGAAATTCCCGAACCAGGCAAGGGACTGACAAAACTAATCGGTAAAACAGGGCGCTTTCTGGAGGGAATAGTACAGATGACCCCTGCTAGTGTTCTTAGTTATCGTTCGCCGCTCATTCAAGAGCGAGTAGATGAATACGTCGAGCAGCAAAAATGTGATGTAATTATCTGCGCTCAGAGTATCAGCGAGATTTTTATCCGGCCGGAATACCGTCAGCGAGTCAAAACAGTAGTGGATATTCACAGTTCCGTGTACGGTTGGACACGCAATCATTTGGATAGAGGAGCCTCCGCCTATCCGCTGCGGGATTTTCTCTATCTGCCCTTACTCTATCAGTACGAAAAACGTTACTGTGCCAAGTTTTCGCAATTAGTGGCTACTACCGATTACGATCGCGAACAATTGTTAAAAATCCTCCCGGATGCACGGGTGGATATCGTGCCTAATGGCGTGGATTTAGACCTGTTTCCCTATCGTCCTCGGGATCCCGGCGGTCATAATTTGGTCTTTGTCGGTGCCATGAGTTCTACCCATAATATCGATGCCGCCCGTTTTTTTGTTTTAGAAGTCCTGCCAGTCATTCAACAGCGATATCCCGCTACCACCTTAACCCTAGTGGGGGCAAACCCGGCACCGGAAGTTCTCGAACTCGCCAAGTATCCCGGTGTGAAGGTGACGGGGACCGTTCCCTCGACAGTGGAATATTTACACCGAGGAACCGTTTGTGTGGTTCCCCTGCGGGTGGGATTGGGAATCAAGACCAAAACCCTAGAATCCATGGCCGCTGGGATTCCGGTTGTCGCCAGCGATCGCGGTTTAGAGGGTTTAACGGTGGCAGCAGAGGGAATTCCCCCTAGGGCGCTGCGGGCTAATAGTGTTGCTGAGTACGTCACAGCGATCTCTAGGTTGTTTGATGATCCTTCTGTGCGAGAACAACTGTCCCATAATGGCCGGGCGATGGTGGAATCGGAGTACACCTGGGAGCGAGCGGGACAAAGGTACGAGGAAATTTTGCGGGACTAA
- a CDS encoding D-glycero-alpha-D-manno-heptose-1,7-bisphosphate 7-phosphatase, with translation MNPFPAISVNDDDLKYPSPPSPGNSDQKSQDRAKKNKALFLDRDGVVIDYIPYLSKPEQVSIPAGAAAALKQWQDAGYLLIIITNQSGLARGYFTWDDLAAIHGRMIEEYRQLGVHFHDLAICPHHPDEGCLCRKPSPYLLLTAAHQYGIDLARSLFIGDAPSDLECALEAGCQPVLLLTGRGKVTLGEIEKYPVEIPVYGQLKETVELLSKTAAEPEL, from the coding sequence ATGAATCCTTTCCCCGCAATTTCCGTCAATGACGACGACCTAAAATACCCATCTCCGCCATCTCCTGGCAATTCTGACCAGAAAAGCCAAGATAGAGCGAAAAAGAACAAAGCCTTATTTCTCGATCGAGATGGGGTAGTTATTGACTATATCCCCTACCTGAGCAAACCAGAACAGGTGAGCATTCCCGCCGGGGCAGCGGCTGCCTTAAAACAGTGGCAGGATGCCGGCTATCTGCTGATCATCATTACCAATCAATCGGGACTTGCTAGGGGCTATTTCACTTGGGACGATCTAGCGGCGATTCACGGGCGCATGATTGAGGAATACCGACAATTGGGCGTGCATTTTCACGATCTTGCCATCTGCCCGCACCATCCCGACGAAGGTTGTCTGTGCCGTAAACCCTCCCCCTATCTGCTGCTGACAGCCGCCCACCAGTACGGAATCGATTTAGCCCGCTCGTTGTTTATCGGCGATGCGCCCAGTGATTTAGAATGCGCCCTAGAAGCTGGTTGTCAGCCCGTATTGCTCTTAACAGGGCGAGGAAAAGTCACCCTTGGGGAGATCGAGAAATACCCAGTTGAGATTCCCGTGTATGGCCAACTAAAGGAAACGGTAGAATTATTGTCAAAAACCGCTGCCGAACCAGAATTATGA